One genomic window of Biomphalaria glabrata chromosome 9, xgBioGlab47.1, whole genome shotgun sequence includes the following:
- the LOC106071262 gene encoding mucin-2-like isoform X2, which yields MDVKMKSHLTAVRKSTRTIKKTQRVLESADSSLDDLLDNPPKKPRTSSKPRRRNIDYCKDGTPFKCSLCESSYINTSAAKAKKRMEKFPIERERNGTTMLLCVKCSMAITLLDCKKPSAEEREKFEEEGKQFADSWVKLLNEPEACRLYCSLYSSSKCGCIQSYVNGTLALTRKRKNSHSISESGQSDASETVSVNTEPSEQSEPSDRMKYLVSLLKQSQAIKEKLQKKRSFTDEEVNSLNKSLDQFVLSNRVKLMNLGICERGCQRVLCYSNNFLRKKTASYSQARLQKTKLATRLANCIDLQELHKIKCCEKECCLVTANSLDKLKEWREQSQVSQNDMWKVIAEMFGSKCTGSQTGHCAKFIKMVTGCCNTTIQKVYFNILLAKGDTRKPEHGMKHHWKRQRKNSTKSCEEVLHSSSKGLAKKMKIIRISKDKQQSVTFALTESTHLKPDVTLTESTHLKPVNVTLTEPPQSVAFVETKQAVMSTVNNVQLPIEAMPTAAAPVCGQISAISSEGSPGNQLTMTSLPVAQQVSSMSCLSATATTESSSQPVDIEQTLKKAIPQLCGNLEDVNSTIKLLELVTGLVEIQRQKDSQQLPQQSLTGLVGRVQTGDSSSAALTTSGQLHIQSKVPQPVPAKSGSTMAHSTFLKKTETVTLVSSPSSRASFTDPMCTTSMSLRQIHSSAGPPVPATSLGSLITTTINSSQLEPAPVSSLDMTHLQAVTINPAPSQLLGTGNYVQILANNMSQLTSGQQRLVSGKPPPGTTSFILTGQLKPDSYENKDNSAFSSQTSLATLLTSSNPITQTIATCTETQALESNQFLNSSSHSVTSHNAQPSTSFETGFTVLKPPTSDNIVSSDSITQSMSHPPSQQFSLISSNRESNSTAVPGSSSVQHKYTSSIVCGTTSGNLSTNVLDLRDSVNYSSSIIFCDRPVLQPDKSFKPVSNVNVVHSQAKRAILFSDDTSNKDQTNMTYNTVNAPQNSNTINHKSHAVPDSNLSQSPISLTSHLVYNQELQEILAEQRLKTSSGLSLTSSLQSNMPSNIPIETPSSCGSGSSVFDALVDSPLKDSSHQVFPMAQPSTKGSLLCEMLLRTGSLPGLSVSDSHSSPLPISTTSTASESQRLLNFRTIAVSNTNSQNAVNECFIPCSSQRTTENAPTPGQLNGSQVGIPNDLVNQPSLKMNRMYKTRDPPQVGIVNPYISSTLDSVSNQSSLINTLIASGSTVVNEVDDQRRGDQSVVLSNNQARHTQQFLNHQPLRTNSVSQAEPISLQAMLEGVHATVPSVTGLFDRQSSSTVSEPKLNVTATAPPEQPVNPVSNDIPNVQSHVMNTASSNSDLSQTILIPVSAAGQHSGPLMYSAILCPSNGPIKLVPVMLASDQSMPVFAPSAQPIEEVAVMGAQSHSHQTSNLATATNINPAPRVAMQTSLPSNLSQQFLLSQGNDHQSSSSAVTLSLNNNLHLYLSQSDVLKAQVMPNTSATQMIPRTQTVQLMPHTQAVSAHSNSEQAILPSGNLASLALPWQSLGTVHESSRESKSSVTYMSGPESQLELTEQSTISTGLQIPKQKWSSGSASFSTLSLGSSSEEESKVFTNSTSLPETLNQIMNSSTFSLIHAPQVVMNAELTPHESQPIIHNGKWSLSKPEMGRFSEDTQDAYLTQNVQLHSLRSDVPKFSTNKGANVSESQTVLPISVQNSSSLLQNTTSVVLDSNSGNFLISGNQQRFLGLKSESTVSQTSSALPSQNCTFLLVPDQPNYPTYQIAMNPGDLLTSNGDKCFQNILSGSLQSQTFAQQTTSQSPKTLLEPSAAFLPLRTHGLETKVRSREDTIQPDFYNKSTITPPSTVSHAEVQSKESGKSSHLPLLLKRPRRTSHISESQLSLQPNVEAKSTDESRFKCTNMFSKGSTTSQQSTDSMSRAKEPNFVKSHSTSVNPVSEVASLYQQNPAIQTGQTISSNTISLPNLTNKPGDVTTIRNREIIDLTLDSPPRTPPSMHSTSVVQADTQQHQLCDTLQKPAPNVAVNNQLCDPSHGNGGMNTGTALLSHNILPQILHLSQASQDDAKEFAQELVNVQFVVIAQPNKLPVTFSTGAGTCASQGLSDKALADLISSFASQASASTSMVLQSQAQTSSSANKEMNLELTDFKSKEKEQQTLLPESSTYDLNSQLTIQPSRSVSQTEWSGGLTTAVTNSSTFKPSSSGLSLSFSTTQPISPSMKSPSVPIPCPSKPQLASVVMFTRATNTPSGAVGPPNITVMSPSRLRLEPSTILSAVVTTSQLSVTTSSLVTSTVTTPRAQVSISRSSTGEQAKQAFDSSPHSFARSLPLKISTHSEQTSNIRTADLSSVPPLAKRALPATKNMPAPKPKKNTVLELLKNKELARVASGAVTTSASLSVAVNQHTNVSSSTATNPSAVPFLFKNGPLLINQSSSQAPSLTSNSNIANITLLPANIKTALEPHQLVIRPNALHEAKIAPLGIQIISQVPIQQQTSGCSEGSVLPKLAITPQLQISAAQTANVSKPLLSSESKLKIISQPRSSLSLLAKPIVSGEKHFTLINSKQSNETSIQKSFVRSDSSGIDHNLIAGPIIPSTSVLQFQKPKLNTSFSSSDAVHSMATSNATFKLKLPSQHVNSNVKQFSERKTLLCTQQDSSPNAILLSSQPTKAQQLSEPQLCKFSFAQPVLTASNPMLSNMLFSNQATLPSPRLPDSSHHVPDGSDHYDQKSHKVNVVNAQPTIARMLRANGPLATPQPTTDMPSGTQSSKLTSNFSPFSKNMSSSTAHQHASSHNSMAGESSKSSFIQSHTKHEKDHFKNGRIDKIINDIYNRDEDGEETLHLEDNQAYFKNSNSATLQLTNMQTSMVQETANMSSNEMIGDLELRQINPNMIEKQTPSLSANASQTWKSPKKVKVRKLIPKINKKCVQFSDQLTKPSTLSSSDYSHSTLDKQSQSSSVYPKSFSSLERDLIHNSPSHHQAHQEKNPSESRLQELLSHDNQQADSASQPRPSLAGHQNVYNDKANQVRSHLVPERCSGYENYLHVFKQHSSEPTEKIAVNTASSLPLTTDVSVLSKSSMQNSSSPSSSDRDQQLPQKVYVMPQDQHQSLDQTQFVHSSFNILSDKGYFKLNNTRKAAALNASNPCLMEDNIMKNVRSFEGNATLTLQPNCWTKRSENVQFLSDPHPVQQVSSLPAEENVLAHSYQLAQQMSQGSASFSKDNNPSIETDSPEGLTKPEYAHQFKAERPAYFHRKVEHHRVPSSPSELLHLPSNIFSDSFVEGHLMEPIVAESSMVLQSISTVNKDISEKKHENKQLRKKIAKIKQKLQKSVSDSNQMASSTGDVLNEKKLPPDVHYQQKGESLKKQPPAGNVNVKQSPEYSRHLQIRGKDHVHAFQGGVPLESETLFSEDSFAGGFTLESKASHFFDRQESPELCMKDKDPLVSSSSLSRPSSQLEMELVQYDAHARQRYPSSENKSTPFRGIMESDSLLPLTERHRNPSYSQRSSDLDLFNDITYRQRNPSSSSMKSPYADFDFFSTEFGIRSRHPSTSYMTESFTAIRSRNPSGSSNRRSRPGSSSSDRDFTAIDDWVVAFNDIARTRSRNSSGESLEPTVEPMDHHTMQLYGPQGKH from the exons CTTGCCGACTCTACTGCTCCCTTTACTCTTCCTCTAAATGTGGATGTATACAGAGTTATGTCAATGGCACGTTAGCATTAACAAGGAAACGAAAGAACAGCCATTCAATCTCTGAGAGTGGCCAAAGTGATGCG TCTGAGACTGTGTCTGTGAACACTGAGCCTTCTGAACAGTCTGAGCCTAGTGACCGAATGAAATATCTTGTGAGTCTCCTCAAACAATCTCAAGCCATTAAAGAAAAGCTGCAGAAAAAAAG GAGTTTCACTGATGAAGAGGTGAACAGTTTAAACAAGAGCCTTGACCAGTTTGTTCTGTCCAACAGAGTTAAGTTAATGAACTTGGGAATCTGTGAACGGGGCTGCCAGAGAGTGTTATGTTACTCCAACAATTTCTTGCGTAAAAAGACTGCCAGCTATAGCCAG GCAAGGCTACAAAAAACTAAACTTGCAACTCGTCTTGCCAACTGCATAGATCTCCAGGAgctacacaaaataaaatgttgcgAGAAGGAGTGTTGTTTG GTGACAGCCAACAGTCTTGACAAATTGAAAGAATGGAGAGAGCAATCTCAGGTCAGCCAGAACGACATGTGGAAAGTTATTGCTGAAATGTTTGGCTCTAAAT GTACTGGGTCCCAAACTGGTCACTGCGCCAAGTTTATCAAGATGGTGACCGGCTGCTGCAACACTACCATACAGAAAGTCTACTTCAACATCCTGCTAGCTAAAGGGGACACCAGGAAACCAGAGCATGGAATGAAGCATCATtggaagaggcagagaaaaaatagtACTAAGAGCTGTGAAG AGGTTCTTCATAGCTCTTCAAAGGGACTTgctaagaaaatgaaaataattagaaTCAGTAAGGACAAACAGCAGTCTGTGACCTTCGCATTGACAGAGTCTACACACCTCAAACCTGATGTGACATTGACAGAGTCTACACACCTCAAACCTGTGAATGTGACATTGACTGAGCCTCCACAATCAGTAGCATTTGTAGAAACTAAACAGGCAGTAATGTCTACTGTTAATAATGTGCAGCTTCCAATAGAAGCTATGCCCACTGCAGCTGCTCCAGTCTGTGGTCAGATTTCTGCTATAAGTTCTGAAGGGAGTCCAGGAAATCAA CTCACTATGACAAGTCTACCAGTTGCTCAACAAGTCAGCTCCATGAGCTGTCTCTCTGCCACAGCAACAACAGAGAGCTCCAGCCAGCCAGTAGACATAGAACAAACATTGAAGAAAGCAATACCCCAGCTGTGTGGCAATCTTGAAGATGTCAAT TCAACTATAAAACTGTTGGAGCTTGTCACTGGACTTGTAGAAatacagagacagaaagatagtCAACAATTACCTCAGCAGTCTTTGACTGGTCTGGTCGGTAGAGTGCAGACAGGAGACAGTAGCTCAGCTGCATTGACCACTTCTGGCCAACTTCACATACAGAGTAAAGTTCCTCAACCAGTTCCAGCCAAATCTGGTTCTACCATGGCCCACAGTactttccttaaaaaaactgAAACTGTGACTCTGGTCAGTTCACCATCATCCAGGGCGTCATTCACAGATCCGATGTGTACAACCTCTATGTCCTTAAGACAAATACACTCTTCTGCAGGTCCACCGGTACCAGCAACATCACTAGGATCACTTATCACAACCACCATAAATTCATCTCAATTAGAACCAGCTCCAGTTTCCAGCCTAGACATGACTCATCTTCAAGCTGTCACTATAAATCCAGCTCCCTCACAGCTACTGGGCACTGGAAATTATGTCCAGATATTAGCCAACAACATGTCTCAACTGACCAGTGGTCAACAAAGACTGGTCAGTGGCAAGCCTCCGCCAGGCACCACCTCATTTATTTTAACAGGCCAGCTTAAACCTGACAGCTATGAAAACAAGGATAACTCTGCTTTTAGTTCCCAAACAAGTCTCGCAACTCTGTTGACCTCCTCTAATCCAATAACTCAGACCATAGCAACATGCACTGAGACACAGGCTCTGGAGTCCAATCAATTTTTGAACAGTTCGTCCCATTCTGTCACTAGTCACAATGCCCAGCCATCTACAAGTTTTGAAACTGGTTTTACTGTACTCAAGCCACCAACATCAGACAATATAGTTAGCTCTGACTCAATAACTCAGTCAATGTCTCATCCACCTTCACAGCAGTTCAGTCTGATTAGTTCCAATAGAGAGTCCAACAGTACAGCTGTGCCAGGCAGCTCCAGTGTCCAACATAAATATACTTCTAGCATTGTATGTGGGACAACATCTGGAAACCTCTCTACCAATGTGTTAGACCTGAGAGATAGTGTTAATTATAGTTCTTCAATTATCTTCTGTGATAGGCCTGTGCTACAACCTGACAAATCATTTAAACCAGTTTCAAATGTGAATGTAGTACACTCACAGGCCAAAAGAGCCATTCTATTCAGTGATGATACTAGTAACAAGGATCAGACAAATATGACTTATAACACAGTTAATGCTCCACAGAATAGCAACACTATAAACCATAAATCTCATGCTGTACCAGATTCCAACCTTTCTCAATCCCCTATTTCTTTGACCTCTCACTTGGTTTATAATCAAGAGCTACAAGAAATTTTAGCCGAGCAAAGGCTAAAAACTAGCAGCGGCTTAAGTTTGACATCATCGCTACAAAGCAACATGCCATCCAACATTCCCATAGAGACACCTTCTTCCTGTGGTTCAGGTTCCTCTGTGTTTGATGCCTTGGTAGATTCCCCTTTGAAAGATAGTAGCCACCAAGTGTTTCCTATGGCTCAACCTTCTACTAAAGGCTCTCTACTGTGTGAGATGCTTCTTAGAACGGGGTCATTGCCTGGCTTGAGTGTATCTGATAGTCACAGTTCTCCTCTTCCCATTTCAACTACATCAACTGCTTCAGAATCTCAAAGACTTTTGAACTTCAGGACCATAGCAGTCTCAAACACAAACTCACAAAATGCTGTGAATGAATGCTTCATACCTTGTTCCAGTCAAAGAACAACAGAGAATGCTCCTACACCTGGACAGTTGAATGGCTCTCAAGTTGGGATTCCTAATGATTTAGTGAATCAGCCTTCCTTGAAAATGAATAGAATGTACAAAACAAGAGATCCTCCTCAAGTAGGGATTGTAAATCCTTACATCTCATCAACCCTGGATTCAGTCAGCAATCAGTCAAGCTTAATTAACACTTTGATTGCTAGTGGTTCAACAGTTGTCAATGAGGTAGATGACCAGAGAAGGGGAGATCAATCTGTTGTTTTAAGCAACAACCAAGCAAGACATACACAGCAATTTCTTAATCACCAACCTCTCAGAACAAATTCAGTATCCCAGGCTGAACCAATCAGTCTGCAGGCAATGTTGGAAGGAGTACATGCAACTGTTCCTTCAGTTACTGGCCTGTTTGACAGGCAAAGTAGCTCCACTGTTAGCGAGCCTAAACTTAATGTGACTGCCACTGCACCTCCAGAGCAGCCTGTCAATCCAGTTAGCAATGACATCCCAAATGTTCAAAGTCATGTTATGAATACTGCATCAAGTAACTCTGATTTAAGTCAAACTATTCTTATCCCTGTCAGTGCAGCAGGTCAGCACAGTGGACCCTTGATGTACTCTGCTATATTATGTCCAAGTAATGGCCCAATTAAACTGGTGCCAGTCATGCTAGCCAGTGATCAGAGCATGCCAGTATTTGCTCCTAGTGCGCAGCCTATAGAAGAAGTGGCTGTAATGGGTGCCCAGTCACATTCTCACCAGACCAGCaatttagccacagcaacaaataTAAATCCAGCTCCCAGAGTTGCCATGCAGACTTCACTCCCTAGCAATCTGTCTCAACAATTTCTCCTTAGCCAGGGAAATGACCATCAAAGCAGCTCATCCGCAGTGACATTGAGCCTCAACAATAATCTTCATTTATATCTTAGTCAGTCAGATGTCTTGAAAGCCCAGGTAATGCCCAATACATCAGCGACTCAGATGATACCCCGGACACAAACTGTCCAACTGATGCCCCACACTCAAGCTGTGTCTGCCCATTCCAACAGTGAACAAGCCATTCTACCATCTGGGAACTTAGCTAGTCTTGCTCTGCCTTGGCAGTCACTTGGAACAGTCCATGAGAGCAGTAGGGAGTCCAAGTCTTCTGTCACATACATGTCTGGACCAGAATCTCAACTTG AACTTACAGAACAATCAACAATTTCTACAGGGCTGCAAATCCCTAAACAAAAATGGTCCTCTGGCTCTGCCAGTTTTTCCACATTGTCCTTAGGAAGCTCTTCTGAAGAAGAAAGCAAAGTATTCACCAATTCAACCTCTCTTCCCGAAACTTTGAATCAGATTATGAATAGCAGTACATTCAGTTTGATACATGCACCACAAGTGGTAATGAATGCAGAACTAACACCCCATGAATCTCAGCCAATCATCCACAATGGCAAATGGTCCTTGAGTAAACCTGAGATGGGTAGGTTCTCTGAGGATACTCAAGATGCCTATTTAACTCAGAATGTACAATTACATTCTCTAAGATCTGATGTCCCTAAGTTCTCCACCAACAAAGGTGCAAATGTCAGTGAGAGCCAAACTGTGTTACCTATTTCCGTTCAGAATTCTTCATCTTTACTTCAGAATACCACATCTGTTGTACTTGATTCCAATTCTGGTAACTTTCTAATATCTGGAAATCAACAAAGATTTCTAGGATTGAAAAGTGAGTCTACAGTATCACAGACATCTAGTGCATTACCTAGCCAAAATTGTACATTTCTACTAGTACCTGATCAGCCTAACTATCCAACATATCAAATAGCAATGAACCCTGGTGACCTTCTAACTTCTAATGGTGATAAATGCTTTCAGAACATTCTGTCAGGCTCTCTTCAGTCACAAACCTTTGCCCAACAAACTACATCTCAAAGTCCTAAAACTTTGCTTGAACCGAGTGCTGCTTTTTTACCTCTTAGGACTCATGGTCTTGAAACAAAAGTGAGATCCAGAGAGGATACTATACAGCcagatttttataataaaagtacAATAACTCCTCCAAGTACAGTTTCTCATGCTGAAGTACAGTCCAAAGAAAGTGGCAAATCTTCACACCTGCCTTTGTTGCTGAAGAGGCCAAGAAGGACTTCTCACATCTCTGAATCTCAGTTATCACTACAGCCAAATGTGGAAGCCAAATCAACAGATGAGTCCCGGTTCAAATGTACAAACATGTTTTCAAAAGGTTCTACAACCAGCCAGCAATCCACAGATTCAATGTCTAGAGCCAAAGAGCCCAACTTTGTCAAATCCCATTCTACCTCTGTGAATCCTGTCAGTGAAGTAGCATCATTGTATCAACAAAACCCAGCCATCCAAACTGGGCAAACTATCTCAAGCAATACAATTTCTTTGCCCAACCTGACAAACAAACCAGGAGATGTAACAACTATAAGAAATAGAGAAATCATAGATCTAACATTAGATAGTCCACCCCGCACACCCCCATCTATGCATAGCACCTCAGTTGTGCAGGCAGATACTCAGCAACATCAGTTGTGTGACACACTTCAGAAGCCTGCACCAAATGTTGCTGTGAACAACCAACTGTGTGACCCTTCTCATGGGAACGGGGGGATGAATACTGGCACTGCTCTTCTCAGTCACAACATTCTACCTCAGATTTTACACCTTTCACAAGCATCTCAAGATGATGCAAAAGAGTTTGCACAGGAATTAGTGAATGTCCAATTCGTAGTCATAGCTCAGCCAAACAAGTTGCCCGTGACTTTTTCTACTGGAGCTGGGACATGTGCATCACAGGGTCTGTCAGACAAGGCTTTAGCTGATTTGATTAGCTCTTTTGCTTCTCAGGCTAGTGCCAGCACCAGCATGGTTCTTCAGAGTCAAGCACAGACTAGTTCTAGTGCTAATAAGGAAATGAATCTTGAGCTAACTGATTTCaagtcaaaagaaaaagaacaacaaacatTGCTTCCAGAATCTTCGACATATGATTTAAATAGCCAGTTGACAATACAGCCTTCTagaagtgtttcccaaacagaATGGAGTGGCGGGCTAACTACTGCAGTGACTAACAGTAGTACCTTTAAGCCCTCATCCAGTGGATTGTCTTTGTCATTTTCTACCACTCAGCCCATTTCTCCCTCCATGAAATCCCCATCAGTACCAATACCATGTCCCTCCAAACCCCAGCTGGCCTCAGTGGTCATGTTCACACGTGCCACTAATACCCCATCTGGTGCTGTTGGACCCCCTAACATAACTGTGATGTCACCTTCAAGGCTCAGGCTTGAGCCCAGTACCATCTTATCAGCGGTTGTAACAACAAGCCAGTTAAGTGTTACCACTTCATCATTGGTAACAAGCACTGTAACTACTCCCAGAGCACAGGTTAGTATATCTAGATCATCTACAGGGGAACAAGCCAAGCAAGCTTTTGATTCATCTCCCCATTCTTTTGCAAGAAGTTTGCCTTTAAAGATATCTACACATTCTGAACAAACTTCAAACATCAGAACAGCAGATTTGAGTTCAGTACCACCACTAGCCAAGAGAGCTTTGCCAGCTACAAAAAATATGCCAGCTCCAAAACCTAAGAAGAATACTGTGttagaacttttaaaaaacaaagaactaGCAAGAGTAGCAAGTGGTGCTGTTACCACTTCAGCATCACTGTCTGTAGCTGTTAATCAACACACTAATGTGTCTAGTTCAACAGCAACAAACCCTAGTGCAGTACCTTTTCTATTCAAGAATGGCCCTCTGTTAATTAACCAATCTAGCAGTCAAGCTCCATCTTTGACTAGTAACTCCAATATTGCAAACATTACTTTATTACCAGCAAACATTAAGACAGCACTAGAGCCACATCAGCTAGTTATTCGTCCTAATGCTTTACATGAAGCTAAAATTGCACCTCTGGGAATACAAATAATCTCACAAGTTCCGATCCAGCAGCAGACAAGTGGCTGCTCTGAAGGGTCTGTTTTGCCAAAGCTGGCTATAACTCCACAACTGCAAATCTCTGCTGCACAAACAGCCAATGTATCTAAACCATTGTTATCATCAGAGTCAAAGTTAAAAATTATTAGCCAGCCAAGAAGCTCATTATCTTTGCTAGCCAAACCCATAGTATCAGGGGAAAAGCATTTTACTCTAATTAACTCAAAACAAAGCAATGAAACTTCTATCCAGAAAAGCTTTGTTAGGTCAGACTCTAGTGGAATAGACCACAATCTGATTGCTGGTCCCATCATCCCATCCACATCAGTATTGCAGTTTCAGAAACCCAAGCTAAATACATCTTTCAGCTCTTCAGATGCTGTTCATTCCATGGCTACTTCTAATGCTACTTTCAAGCTCAAATTACCATCTCAGCATGTGAATTCAAATGTGAAACAGTTTTCTGAAAGGAAGACTTTGCTATGCACTCAGCAAGACAGTTCACCTAATGCCATATTGTTAAGTTCACAGCCAACAAAAGCCCAGCAATTATCAGAGCCACAGTTGTGTAAATTCTCCTTTGCTCAGCCTGTCCTCACAGCGTCTAACCCAATGCTCTCCAATATGCTCTTCTCTAATCAAGCCACCTTGCCATCACCCAGACTACCAGACTCTTCTCATCATGTGCCTGATGGGTCTGACCATTATGATCAGAAGTCACACAAAGTAAACGTGGTCAATGCCCAGCCAACCATAGCAAGGATGTTGCGAGCTAATGGTCCTCTGGCTACACCTCAACCCACTACTGACATGCCAAGTGGAACACAAAGTTCTAAACTTACTTCCAACTTCTCTcccttttctaaaaatatgtcAAGTTCCACAGCCCATCAGCATGCTTCAAGTCACAATTCCATGGCTGGAGAGTCATCAAAGTCATCTTTCATTCAAAGTCACACTAAACATGAAaaagatcattttaaaaatggaagaattgataaaataatCAATGATATTTACAATAGAGATGAAGATGGGGAGGAAACATTGCATCTTGAAGACAACCAGGCTTATTTCAAGAATTCAAACTCTGCAACACTCCAACTAACTAATATGCAGACTTCAATGGTCCAGGAAACAGCTAATATGTCTAGTAATGAGATGATAGGAGATCTTGAACTGAGGCAAATCAATCCTAATatgatagaaaaacaaacaccCTCATTGTCTGCAAATGCCTCACAAACTTGGAAGAGTCCCAAGAAAGTGAAAGTTAGAAAGCTCATTCCTAAAATCAATAAGAAGTGTGTTCAATTTTCTGATCAGCTGACAAAACCATCAACTCTATCCTCTTCTGACTATTCTCACTCAACACTGGATAAACAAAGCCAATCATCTAGTGTCTATCCTAAAAGTTTTTCATCACTAGAAAGGGACTTAATCCATAATAGTCCATCCCACCATCAAGCTCACCAGGAAAAGAATCCTTCTGAAAGCAGACTTCAAGAACTTTTGTCCCATGACAACCAACAGGCAGACTCTGCCTCACAGCCAAGGCCCAGTCTTGCTGGCCATCAGAATGTGTACAATGACAAGGCAAACCAAGTTAGGAGCCATTTGGTTCCAGAAAGATGTTCAGGCTATGAGAATTACCTCCATGTCTTCAAGCAGCACTCCTCTGAGCCCACAGAAAAAATAGCTGTTAATACGGCTAGTAGTTTACCACTTACAACTGATGTCTCAGTACTGTCCAAATCAAGCATGCAAAACAGTTCTTCCCCCTCAAGTTCTGACAGAGACCAGCAGTTGCCTCAGAAGGTGTATGTCATGCCACAAGATCAACATCAGTCATTAGATCAAACTCAGTTTGTCCATAGTTCTTTTAATATTCTTTCAGACAAAGGCTACTTTAAGCTCAATAATACCAGAAAGGCTGCTGCTCTGAATGCCTCAAACCCATGTCTAATGGAAGATAATATCATGAAAAATGTCAGATCTTTTGAAGGCAATGCAACCTTGACACTTCAGCCCAACTGCTGGACCAAAAGATCAGAGAATGTTCAGTTCCTGTCGGATCCACACCCAGTCCAGCAAGTCTCAAGTCTTCCAGCAGAGGAAAATGTTTTAGCTCACAGTTATCAACTAGCCCAACAAATGAGTCAAGGCAGTGCTTCCTTCTCTAAAGATAATAATCCAAGCATTGAGACAGACAGTCCTGAAGGATTAACTAAGCCAGAGTATGCACATCAGTTTAAAGCTGAGAGGCCTGCATATTTCCATAGAAAGGTGGAGCATCACAGAGTGCCCTCCTCACCTAGTGAGCTATTACACCTGCCCTCCAATATTTTCTCTGATTCTTTTGTAGAAGGTCACTTAATGGAGCCTATAGTTGCAGAGTCCTCCATGGTTCTACAGTCTATAAGCACTGTGAACAAGGACATCAGTGAGAAGAAGCACGAGAACAAACAGTTGAGAAAAAAGATtgcaaaaatcaaacaaaagctGCAGAAATCTGTTTCTGACAGCAACCAAATGGCATCCTCTACTGGAGATGTACTTAATGAGAAGAAGCTTCCACCAGATGTTCACTATCAACAGAAAGGGGAGTCACTGAAGAAGCAACCACCAGCAGGAAATGTCAATGTAAAGCAGTCACCAGAATACTCCAGGCATCTGCAAATAAGAGGAAAGGATCATGTACATGCTTTTCAAGGAGGCGTCCCATTAGAATCTGAAACATTGTTTTCAGAGGATAGCTTTGCTGGAGGATTTACGCTAGAATCGAAAGCGAGTCATTTTTTTGACAGGCAAGAATCCCCTGAGCTGTGCATGAAAGATAAAGATCCTCTAGTCTCCTCCTCTAGTCTGAGCAGACCATCTAGTCAATTGGAAATGGAACTAGTCCAGTATGATGCCCATGCCAGACAAAGGTATCCTTCCTCTGAAAATAAATCCACTCCCTTCAGGGGCATAATGGAGTCAGACAGTTTGTTGCCCTTGACAGAGAGGCACAGGAACCCATCCTATTCCCAGAGGtcttcagatctagatcttttcaaTGACATAACATATCGACAAAGAAATCCATCATCTTCCTCAATGAAGTCACCATATGCTGATTTTGATTTTTTCAGCACTGAGTTTGGAATCCGAAGCAGACACCCATCTACTTCCTACATGACAGAGTCATTCACAGCAATCAGAAGCAGGAATCCATCTGGCTCCTCCAATCGTAGGAGTCGGCCAGGAAGCAGCAGCTCAGACAGGGATTTTACAGCAATTGATGACTGGGTGGTGGCTTTCAACGATATTGCTCGGACCAGGAGCCGTAACAGCAGTGGGGAGTCACTGGAGCCCACTGTTGAGCCAATGGACCACCACACTATGCAGCTATATGGCCCACAAGGCAAACACTGA